From Diaminobutyricibacter sp. McL0608, one genomic window encodes:
- a CDS encoding ATP-binding protein, with protein MKNVAVIGWIPASEKLGANGRHHRPNASGKNASWKVQPPELPASKMPAWGWNAPHNLRGPLRATPPAHRCSSRVLGGAYPFLAETGDILTGAYIGENLLSRAPFCFDPWDAYSAEAVRSHSVAILGVKGTGKSMLAKSWSSRLARLGRKIAIPHDPNGEWVRVADYVGGTSISVGPGKAARINLLDEGPRDPSYSDQDWNQNVLQYRRATVKTIIRRLREGGNLEPVEHTALDVALDGLRGQTTVTITHVYNRLVDPDASSPVEVVDAGHRLAHTLRRMVSGDLTGFFDGPSTVRFDADAPMMVVDTSALKGASPEAQALARLATANWIRRSSLGANRQARVIIHEEAAVELLNDVSGGDGLAERVEDEKVARHLGTSNWYLLHRVADLDALGDRNSALHSRALGLLADCETRISYAQHSGEIARSREILGWNDTQATLVRKLHKGEGLWQIGQDRVAKVRNICTDYELGIFRTDAFGGERP; from the coding sequence ATGAAGAACGTCGCCGTCATCGGGTGGATCCCCGCGAGCGAAAAGCTCGGCGCAAACGGGAGGCACCATCGGCCGAATGCGTCGGGAAAGAACGCAAGCTGGAAGGTGCAGCCACCGGAGCTACCGGCCTCGAAGATGCCGGCCTGGGGCTGGAACGCGCCGCACAACCTGCGCGGACCGCTCCGCGCCACCCCACCCGCCCACCGGTGTTCGTCCCGGGTGCTCGGCGGCGCTTATCCGTTCCTGGCCGAGACCGGCGACATCCTGACCGGCGCGTACATCGGCGAGAACCTGCTGTCCCGTGCCCCGTTCTGCTTCGACCCCTGGGACGCCTACTCGGCCGAAGCCGTCCGCTCGCATTCGGTCGCGATCCTCGGCGTCAAAGGCACCGGCAAGTCAATGCTCGCGAAATCGTGGTCATCCCGACTGGCGCGGCTCGGCCGCAAGATCGCGATCCCACACGATCCGAACGGGGAATGGGTCCGCGTTGCCGACTACGTCGGCGGCACCTCCATCAGCGTCGGTCCAGGCAAAGCAGCCCGGATCAACCTCCTCGACGAAGGCCCCCGCGACCCCTCATACAGCGACCAGGATTGGAACCAGAACGTCCTCCAATATCGGCGCGCGACCGTGAAGACGATCATCCGCCGGCTCCGCGAGGGCGGAAACCTCGAGCCGGTCGAGCACACCGCCCTCGACGTCGCCCTCGACGGACTCCGCGGCCAGACCACGGTGACCATCACCCACGTCTACAACAGGCTTGTCGACCCCGACGCGAGCAGCCCGGTTGAAGTCGTCGACGCCGGGCACCGGCTCGCACACACGTTGCGGCGGATGGTCTCCGGCGACCTTACTGGCTTTTTCGACGGCCCTTCCACCGTCCGATTCGACGCCGACGCACCGATGATGGTGGTCGACACATCTGCCCTCAAAGGAGCATCGCCCGAAGCGCAAGCGTTGGCACGGTTGGCGACCGCGAACTGGATCCGCCGATCCAGCCTCGGCGCGAACCGGCAAGCGCGGGTGATCATCCACGAAGAGGCGGCCGTTGAACTGCTCAACGACGTCTCCGGAGGGGACGGCCTCGCTGAACGTGTCGAAGACGAGAAAGTCGCCCGCCATCTCGGCACAAGCAACTGGTACCTACTACACCGCGTCGCCGACCTCGACGCCCTCGGCGACCGCAACAGCGCTCTCCACTCCCGAGCCCTCGGGCTGCTCGCAGACTGCGAAACCCGCATCTCCTACGCCCAACACAGCGGCGAAATCGCTCGGTCCCGGGAAATCCTTGGCTGGAACGACACCCAAGCCACCCTCGTCCGGAAACTCCACAAAGGCGAAGGACTCTGGCAGATCGGCCAAGACCGCGTCGCCAAGGTCCGTAACATCTGCACCGATTACGAGCTTGGGATCTTCCGCACTGACGCCTTCGGAGGCGAACGACCATGA
- a CDS encoding type IV secretory system conjugative DNA transfer family protein — protein MRNQGSSWSRLALYLLFAVVVAGALTTLVGAATIHVVCGSGGQPSSVFAGLQLAASGNPDGFTTVIGCATPIALVRVLDGLALLLIVAMTAMATAWWLRFRQSDRHFIHELRGREGLAKPGEIRKHTSARTAARRARTLRPSLVAPTASAVGWKVGQAHRQDVYVSIEDSIVVEGAPRSGKGYRFIINAILDWCGPLITTSTRNDNLSATMRERARVGEVTVFDPQELSGVRSSLRISPVTGCEDPLVADQRGQAIVAGTALGASKTNQEWAHVASSVLSRLLHAAAVSGRGADALARWGSNPRLALEAVSVLSNQGTPGWAEDLDAIINGDEKLLASSWFGVSGAIRPLAIPAIRKAMTPGPGEQFDPDQFLTGSNSLYLVGTGAGAGSVGGFLGAVLDDIVETARRKALASPGSRLDLPLALILDEIANMFSWPALPRIMADGGGIGISTIVVLQALSQAETAWSRAEADTIWSAATAKLVLGGASDVDHLRDLESLLGNRRIRNTGHSYNETGSSTNIHDERVPVMSLDEIRRLPETVGLLAYRTRRGILLDLRGWTDRHDARRVKSGKKATETDQQLVFAEQYKDALDRRRAAGQRN, from the coding sequence ATGAGGAACCAAGGGTCCTCCTGGTCCCGCCTTGCCCTCTACCTCCTGTTCGCCGTGGTCGTTGCTGGTGCACTGACCACACTGGTGGGAGCAGCAACAATTCACGTCGTCTGCGGCTCCGGAGGTCAGCCATCCAGTGTCTTCGCCGGCCTTCAACTGGCCGCCAGTGGCAACCCGGACGGCTTCACAACCGTCATTGGATGCGCAACACCCATCGCGCTGGTTCGCGTCCTCGACGGGCTCGCCCTCCTCCTGATCGTTGCGATGACGGCGATGGCAACTGCGTGGTGGCTTCGCTTCCGGCAGTCGGACCGGCACTTTATCCACGAGCTCCGCGGACGAGAAGGACTTGCCAAGCCGGGCGAGATCCGCAAGCACACGTCGGCACGAACTGCGGCCCGCCGGGCAAGGACGCTTCGTCCGTCCTTGGTTGCCCCGACCGCGTCCGCAGTCGGTTGGAAGGTTGGTCAAGCGCACCGGCAGGACGTCTACGTGTCCATCGAGGACTCCATTGTGGTCGAAGGTGCCCCACGGTCCGGCAAGGGCTACCGGTTCATCATCAACGCCATCCTCGACTGGTGCGGCCCGCTGATCACCACCTCCACGAGGAACGACAACCTCTCGGCCACGATGCGCGAGCGAGCCAGGGTCGGAGAGGTCACCGTGTTCGACCCCCAAGAGCTCTCCGGCGTCCGCTCCTCGCTACGGATCTCACCGGTCACGGGATGCGAGGACCCGCTCGTCGCAGACCAGCGCGGCCAAGCGATCGTCGCCGGCACCGCTCTCGGCGCATCCAAAACGAATCAAGAGTGGGCCCACGTCGCCTCCTCCGTTCTCTCCCGGCTCCTCCACGCGGCAGCAGTTTCCGGACGCGGGGCCGATGCTCTCGCACGCTGGGGCTCGAACCCCCGGCTCGCCCTCGAAGCCGTCAGCGTCCTCAGCAATCAGGGCACACCCGGCTGGGCGGAAGATCTGGATGCGATCATCAACGGCGACGAAAAGCTGCTTGCATCGAGCTGGTTCGGCGTCTCCGGCGCCATCCGCCCACTCGCCATCCCCGCCATCCGCAAAGCCATGACACCCGGACCCGGCGAACAATTCGACCCCGACCAATTCCTCACCGGATCCAACAGCCTCTACCTGGTCGGCACCGGAGCCGGCGCCGGATCGGTCGGAGGATTCCTCGGGGCCGTCCTCGACGACATCGTCGAGACCGCCCGCCGCAAAGCTCTTGCCTCACCCGGTTCCCGCCTCGACCTGCCGCTGGCGTTGATCCTGGACGAGATCGCCAACATGTTCTCCTGGCCCGCGCTCCCGAGGATTATGGCCGACGGTGGTGGCATCGGCATCTCCACCATCGTCGTCCTGCAGGCGCTGTCGCAGGCCGAAACCGCCTGGTCCCGCGCCGAGGCCGACACCATCTGGTCGGCAGCGACCGCGAAACTCGTCCTCGGCGGAGCCTCTGACGTCGACCACCTCCGCGACCTCGAATCCCTCCTCGGCAACCGGCGGATACGTAACACCGGCCATTCCTACAACGAGACGGGATCCTCCACCAACATCCACGACGAAAGGGTCCCCGTCATGTCTCTCGACGAGATCCGCCGCTTGCCCGAAACCGTCGGACTCCTCGCCTACCGAACCCGCAGAGGCATCCTCCTCGACCTTCGAGGTTGGACCGACCGCCACGACGCCAGACGGGTCAAATCAGGCAAGAAGGCGACCGAGACCGATCAGCAGCTCGTCTTTGCCGAACAGTACAAAGACGCCTTGGATCGCCGTCGAGCAGCGGGGCAGCGGAACTGA
- a CDS encoding sigma factor produces the protein MRPFVRYRMRGRPNDVDVVLQSVRETVWHRCDAFDPERGTPNAFVFGITRNVVRRELCKHSQELDALPEDLESCNTPDPLASLVRRFDAHRWMSLVADFVGASDWAVMTEMALSDGDADRVAAGHQLTTRGLRTIRDRVSLTAHAVRAALAAVDANLPLTGSVILHCVPERGGLREVAEMIGDDAETIAATLNIHSGSARARIATAKRLLGIARTVIQQEMAA, from the coding sequence ATGCGCCCGTTCGTCCGATATCGGATGCGCGGGCGGCCGAACGACGTCGACGTAGTCCTGCAATCTGTCCGCGAGACAGTCTGGCACCGATGTGACGCATTCGACCCAGAGAGGGGAACGCCGAATGCTTTCGTGTTCGGTATCACCAGGAACGTTGTCCGACGCGAGCTGTGCAAGCACTCCCAAGAGCTCGACGCATTGCCCGAGGATCTCGAGTCGTGCAACACTCCGGATCCGCTTGCTTCCTTGGTTCGCAGGTTCGACGCACATCGTTGGATGAGTTTGGTTGCCGACTTCGTAGGCGCATCCGACTGGGCCGTGATGACCGAGATGGCGCTCAGCGACGGAGACGCCGACCGGGTGGCGGCCGGCCATCAGCTCACAACGCGTGGGCTGCGGACGATTCGAGACCGTGTCAGTCTGACCGCCCACGCTGTTCGCGCGGCGCTCGCGGCGGTCGACGCGAACCTCCCGTTGACCGGCTCGGTGATCCTTCACTGCGTTCCGGAGCGCGGCGGACTGCGTGAGGTTGCGGAGATGATCGGCGACGACGCGGAGACCATTGCTGCGACGTTGAACATCCACTCCGGCTCGGCCCGGGCGCGGATCGCGACCGCCAAACGGCTGCTCGGCATCGCGCGCACCGTAATACAGCAGGAGATGGCCGCATGA
- a CDS encoding SCO6880 family protein, translated as MTTFIADQLLSDEGAPRVRFAARERRGLILGLTFPQLLVVGAAIAILLATLFINPNAFWVALPIVALVCFLAVATYRREPVLVIAGQALRYGYRSVTGQTVFRRDVWMRVSVASLEVGQAHLQAIRPVVTSRFLLPGALGDVQIIQVPGAGAFIYNARGRLASVTVRVGSKAWALRDKGTQEAAYDGFVEWLSSLENLPGVRETTIRIRVDRASSNELHDYLVAREDENQPQVSAELRKEYWMLTEAASKRSMGFTNFITLTFDTAALNSAIRDAGKGLTGLGAVLKERVAGMEASMEHARLAPDGWLTSDELDDLLALSSDPVSASVRREQDAGPFEAQPAPPVMGIDEGWDSMRVDDSWHQTFWVAEWPRTDVRTGFLEPLLYAGDATRVITLQVRPVATHKALAQLGRAQSDMETAATIRFKLQSRIPLTHIREEEDLAIREHDLVDGFGDVQYRGFITISAESKDALAKARTDIEQASHPARLLLASMSGQQAAGFVTSALPVPIEGG; from the coding sequence ATGACAACCTTCATCGCCGACCAATTGCTCTCCGACGAAGGCGCACCCCGCGTCCGATTCGCAGCACGCGAGCGACGCGGCCTCATCCTCGGCCTCACGTTCCCCCAGCTTCTCGTGGTCGGCGCCGCAATCGCGATCCTCCTCGCCACACTGTTCATCAACCCCAACGCCTTCTGGGTGGCGCTGCCGATCGTCGCACTCGTGTGCTTCCTCGCCGTCGCCACCTACCGACGCGAACCCGTCCTGGTCATCGCCGGGCAAGCCCTCCGGTACGGGTACCGCAGCGTTACCGGACAAACGGTCTTCCGTCGTGACGTGTGGATGCGGGTTAGCGTCGCTTCGCTCGAGGTCGGACAGGCGCACCTTCAAGCGATCAGGCCGGTCGTGACCTCCCGGTTCCTGCTGCCTGGCGCGCTCGGGGACGTGCAGATCATCCAAGTCCCCGGAGCCGGTGCGTTCATCTACAACGCGCGTGGACGCCTCGCGTCTGTCACCGTCCGAGTCGGCTCCAAAGCGTGGGCGCTCCGCGACAAGGGGACCCAGGAGGCCGCTTACGACGGATTCGTCGAATGGCTGAGCTCTCTCGAGAACCTCCCCGGCGTCCGGGAAACAACCATCCGAATCCGGGTCGACCGCGCCTCCTCCAACGAACTCCACGACTATCTGGTCGCCCGGGAAGACGAGAATCAACCGCAGGTTAGCGCGGAACTCCGGAAGGAGTACTGGATGCTGACTGAGGCGGCGTCGAAACGGTCGATGGGGTTCACCAACTTCATCACCCTGACTTTCGACACTGCAGCACTGAACTCCGCGATCCGCGACGCCGGTAAAGGCCTCACCGGGCTGGGCGCTGTTCTCAAGGAACGTGTCGCTGGTATGGAAGCATCGATGGAGCACGCGCGCTTGGCTCCTGACGGGTGGTTAACCTCGGACGAACTCGACGACCTCCTGGCACTCTCCTCGGACCCCGTGTCCGCCTCGGTACGCCGCGAACAGGATGCCGGCCCGTTCGAGGCGCAGCCCGCGCCGCCGGTGATGGGAATCGACGAGGGCTGGGACTCGATGCGCGTCGACGATTCCTGGCATCAGACCTTCTGGGTCGCCGAGTGGCCGCGCACTGATGTGCGAACCGGTTTCCTAGAGCCGCTGCTCTACGCGGGCGACGCCACCCGGGTGATCACCTTGCAGGTGCGGCCGGTCGCGACGCACAAGGCGTTGGCGCAGCTCGGTCGTGCTCAGTCTGATATGGAGACGGCCGCGACCATCCGATTCAAGCTGCAATCCCGGATCCCGCTCACGCACATCCGCGAGGAAGAGGACCTCGCCATCCGCGAGCACGACCTCGTTGACGGTTTCGGCGACGTCCAATACCGCGGCTTCATCACCATCTCTGCCGAATCCAAGGACGCCCTCGCCAAAGCCCGCACCGACATCGAACAGGCATCCCACCCGGCACGGTTGCTCCTGGCCTCGATGTCCGGACAACAGGCCGCCGGATTCGTGACCAGCGCACTCCCGGTGCCGATCGAGGGGGGATGA
- a CDS encoding helix-turn-helix domain-containing protein codes for MTDFRSETTLGSRIKLARRERGYRTTRELAEAIQGGNVTPAVLENIESGRKADISVSQLLNIAKALGVPPSMLLAPIGRPSSALDLPNLSDDFEDMTAAEFDCWLSATPASSYRPTLAAERVDVDILNSLRELGTLRREIERLRIVLAVQAASGDPDLVSANAEIEQRVEAVAREAARVSNLLATSGFADVELERAVVQV; via the coding sequence ATGACGGATTTTCGATCGGAGACAACCCTCGGCTCGCGCATCAAGCTGGCCAGAAGAGAGCGCGGTTATCGCACCACTCGCGAGCTAGCCGAAGCTATCCAGGGAGGGAACGTCACCCCGGCTGTCCTCGAAAACATCGAGTCCGGCAGGAAGGCCGACATCAGCGTGAGTCAGCTGCTCAACATCGCCAAGGCGCTCGGAGTTCCCCCATCGATGCTTCTTGCCCCCATAGGCAGGCCGAGCTCCGCACTCGACCTGCCTAACCTCAGCGACGATTTCGAGGACATGACGGCGGCAGAGTTCGACTGCTGGCTCTCCGCGACTCCGGCAAGCTCGTACCGCCCGACTCTTGCAGCAGAACGCGTCGATGTGGACATCCTGAATTCACTCCGCGAGCTTGGAACCCTGCGACGCGAGATCGAGCGGTTAAGGATTGTTCTCGCCGTGCAAGCGGCTTCGGGCGATCCCGATCTCGTCAGCGCCAACGCCGAGATCGAGCAGCGGGTCGAAGCCGTTGCGCGCGAGGCGGCACGAGTCTCGAACCTATTGGCGACAAGTGGGTTTGCAGACGTTGAACTCGAGCGGGCTGTCGTCCAGGTGTAA
- a CDS encoding sugar ABC transporter permease produces MKKRPFNLLRWFGDTGWRHLVGIALVVVAVFPLLYVLSASLNPGGSLVGSNALFSTIDAQNYVALFTNPDQPFALWFLNSMVIGLVTGVCTVFLGAMAAYAFSRMRFRGRRIGLLSLMLIQMFPQFLAVVAIFLLLSAISDVFPALGLGSQLGLILVYLGGALGVNTYLMYGFFNTVPVSIDEAAKLDGASHAQIFFSIILRLVAPILAVVGLLSFIGSTGEYVIASVVLTDPSSQTLAVGLYTFVSQQFSNNWSIFAAGAVLAALPVVALFLALQKYIVGGLTAGSVK; encoded by the coding sequence ATGAAAAAGAGGCCGTTCAATCTTCTCCGCTGGTTCGGCGACACCGGCTGGCGCCACCTCGTCGGAATCGCCCTCGTGGTCGTGGCGGTCTTCCCGCTGCTGTACGTGCTGAGCGCCTCCCTCAACCCTGGCGGTTCGCTGGTCGGCTCGAACGCGCTGTTCTCGACGATCGACGCGCAGAACTACGTCGCCCTGTTCACGAACCCCGACCAGCCCTTCGCGCTCTGGTTCCTCAACTCGATGGTCATCGGCCTGGTGACCGGGGTGTGCACGGTGTTCCTCGGCGCCATGGCCGCATACGCGTTCTCGCGGATGCGCTTCCGCGGTCGCCGCATCGGCCTGCTTTCGCTCATGCTCATCCAGATGTTCCCGCAGTTCCTCGCGGTCGTCGCGATCTTCCTGCTGCTGTCGGCGATCTCGGATGTGTTCCCGGCGCTCGGTCTCGGAAGCCAGCTCGGCCTCATCCTCGTCTACCTGGGCGGCGCACTCGGCGTGAACACCTACCTGATGTACGGGTTCTTCAACACGGTGCCGGTCTCGATCGACGAAGCCGCGAAACTCGACGGCGCCAGCCACGCGCAGATCTTCTTCAGCATCATCCTGCGGCTGGTCGCGCCGATCCTCGCCGTCGTGGGGCTGCTCTCGTTCATCGGGTCGACCGGTGAATACGTGATCGCGAGCGTCGTGCTGACCGACCCGTCGAGCCAGACCCTGGCGGTCGGTCTCTACACCTTCGTGTCGCAGCAGTTCTCGAACAACTGGAGCATCTTCGCCGCCGGCGCCGTGCTCGCGGCACTCCCTGTGGTCGCGCTGTTCCTCGCGTTGCAGAAATACATTGTTGGCGGTTTGACGGCAGGTTCGGTTAAGTAG
- a CDS encoding aldo/keto reductase translates to MTASRRTLGTSDLEVSPLSLGGNVFGWTADRDASFSVLDGYAAAGGNFVDTADGYSAWVPGNTGGDSERIIGEWFEARGKRDDVVIATKVSQHPEFTGLAADNIVKAADASLERLKTDRIDLYYAHFDDESVPLDETVGALSGLVDAGKARYIGISNYTPERIAEWFRITNENGLHRAVALQPHYNLVERGFEDTYRDLAAREGLGVVPYFALAKGFLTGKYRDGVTIDSPRAGGAAQYLHDRGRSVLAVLDEIANARGASVASVALAWLAAQPTVVAPIASARNTQQLADLVASVELHLNEDELRLLSDASSVAAEV, encoded by the coding sequence ATGACCGCATCGCGTAGAACCCTCGGCACCTCTGACCTCGAGGTCTCCCCCTTGTCCCTCGGCGGAAACGTGTTCGGCTGGACGGCCGACCGCGACGCGTCGTTCTCCGTCCTCGACGGGTACGCTGCGGCAGGCGGCAACTTCGTCGACACGGCCGACGGCTACTCCGCGTGGGTGCCCGGGAACACCGGCGGCGACTCCGAACGGATCATCGGCGAGTGGTTCGAAGCGCGGGGGAAGCGGGATGACGTGGTCATCGCGACCAAGGTGAGCCAGCATCCGGAATTCACGGGCCTGGCAGCCGACAACATCGTCAAGGCGGCGGATGCGTCGCTCGAGCGCCTGAAGACGGACCGCATCGATCTCTACTACGCGCACTTCGACGACGAGAGCGTTCCGCTCGACGAGACGGTGGGCGCCCTCTCCGGCCTCGTCGACGCCGGCAAGGCGCGATACATCGGCATCTCGAACTACACCCCCGAGCGCATCGCCGAATGGTTCCGCATCACCAACGAGAACGGCTTGCACCGCGCGGTCGCGCTGCAGCCGCACTACAACCTCGTCGAGCGCGGCTTCGAGGATACGTATCGCGACCTCGCTGCGCGCGAAGGTCTGGGCGTGGTGCCGTACTTCGCACTCGCCAAGGGCTTCCTGACCGGCAAGTACCGTGACGGCGTGACGATCGACAGCCCGCGCGCCGGGGGAGCGGCACAGTACCTCCACGACCGCGGGCGGTCTGTGCTCGCCGTCCTCGACGAGATCGCGAACGCGCGTGGCGCATCCGTCGCATCCGTCGCGCTCGCGTGGCTCGCTGCGCAGCCGACGGTGGTCGCTCCCATCGCGAGCGCCCGCAACACGCAGCAGCTGGCCGATCTTGTCGCCAGCGTCGAGCTGCACCTGAACGAAGACGAGCTGCGCCTGCTCTCCGACGCGTCGTCTGTCGCCGCGGAGGTCTGA
- a CDS encoding helix-turn-helix transcriptional regulator — protein MTGEFIQPSDVAELTGLSLAALAQLRYRGKGPRFFKPTPHKVLYKRAEVIAWLEASAQTSTEAFA, from the coding sequence ATGACAGGGGAATTCATTCAGCCGTCCGATGTGGCTGAACTCACGGGCCTTTCGCTGGCGGCGCTGGCCCAGCTTCGCTACCGCGGCAAGGGGCCCCGGTTCTTCAAGCCAACACCGCACAAAGTTCTCTACAAGCGGGCGGAGGTGATCGCATGGCTGGAAGCGAGCGCGCAGACGAGCACCGAAGCATTCGCGTGA
- a CDS encoding site-specific integrase, whose protein sequence is MTNEQVAALVAACGDHAVVVATLAYTGLRWGEATALRVRDIDRSRRRLSISENAVYVNGAIVVGTPKTHERRSVPFPEFLSERLATSCEGKGRDDIVFDDGHGNYQKTPTMTVNSWWDRALHQANLSPMTIHDLRHTAASLAVSAGANVKAVQRMLGHASAAMTLDTYSDLFDDDLDAVADSLDHAASAIIDRAWTGSSAKN, encoded by the coding sequence TTGACGAACGAACAGGTAGCTGCGCTCGTGGCTGCCTGCGGCGACCACGCGGTCGTCGTCGCGACGCTGGCATACACGGGCCTGCGCTGGGGCGAAGCAACTGCACTTCGGGTCCGAGACATCGATAGGAGCCGGCGCCGGCTTTCCATCTCGGAGAACGCCGTCTACGTGAACGGCGCGATCGTGGTCGGCACGCCCAAGACCCACGAACGCCGTAGCGTTCCCTTCCCCGAATTCCTGTCAGAGCGGCTCGCGACTTCCTGCGAGGGAAAGGGTCGCGACGACATCGTCTTCGATGACGGACACGGCAACTATCAGAAGACTCCGACCATGACAGTCAACTCCTGGTGGGACAGAGCACTTCATCAAGCGAACCTGTCACCGATGACAATCCACGATCTTCGCCACACCGCAGCGTCGCTCGCCGTCAGCGCGGGGGCAAACGTGAAGGCTGTCCAGCGGATGCTCGGGCACGCCTCGGCGGCGATGACGCTCGACACCTACAGCGACCTTTTCGATGACGATCTCGACGCCGTGGCGGATAGCCTCGACCACGCGGCTTCAGCGATCATCGACCGAGCGTGGACCGGTTCGAGCGCTAAGAACTAG
- a CDS encoding glycoside hydrolase family 13 protein, with protein sequence MLPHHDGSPLYVSSQEPALGDAVAVRLRVPHAWGAVDAVRTRSNPDHEPRFTDAVVVASADGWDWWEAPIHVENPVHGYRFLISRSDGRKVWVNATGLHEIETLDSEDFKLVTFPAPPAWVKDTVLYQVFPDRFARSAAADERPAPDWAIPADWSDPVDDVPPGRSQQFYGGDLDGVREHLDHLERLGATMVYLTPVFPGRSNHRYDASSFSQVDQLLGGDEALIRLVEAAHERGMRVIGDLTSNHCGDGHEWFTAAHGNPDAPESEFFYWLNDEHTEYVSWLGVPSLPKFNWSSAELRRRFIEGPDSVVGHWLAAPYGLDGWRIDVANMTGRYLDHDLNEEVRRTIRQTMLEVNPDTILLGESTNDASSDFQGDAWHGAMTYTNFTRPIWGWLSEPASESSYFGLPFGTIPLYDGEQFFAAHRQFAAGFPWRTRLGTMNALDTHDTPRFLTNAKAGVVPVAFGMSVTLPGIPVVFAGDEFGLTGVDGEASRTPLPWGEEHGASADSIALYSSLIGLRRTHSALNGGGMRWLHVSPDVLVYVREDADESILVVAAREAFDLTLPAGLVSRPGEDPTPLVGEGSLQDAESGIRLTGAGPSFTAWRLAGISLPAFA encoded by the coding sequence ATGCTGCCTCATCACGACGGTTCGCCACTGTACGTTTCCAGCCAGGAGCCTGCGCTGGGCGACGCCGTCGCGGTGCGCCTGCGTGTGCCGCACGCGTGGGGAGCGGTCGACGCCGTCCGCACGCGGTCGAACCCCGATCACGAACCGCGGTTCACGGATGCCGTGGTCGTCGCGAGCGCGGACGGCTGGGACTGGTGGGAGGCGCCCATCCACGTCGAGAACCCGGTGCACGGTTACCGCTTCCTGATCTCACGGTCCGACGGCCGCAAGGTCTGGGTGAACGCGACCGGGCTGCACGAGATCGAGACCCTCGACTCGGAGGACTTCAAACTGGTGACGTTCCCCGCGCCTCCGGCGTGGGTGAAGGACACCGTGCTCTACCAGGTGTTCCCCGACCGGTTCGCGCGGTCTGCGGCGGCGGACGAGCGTCCGGCACCGGACTGGGCGATCCCCGCGGACTGGTCCGACCCGGTCGACGATGTGCCGCCCGGGCGGTCGCAGCAGTTCTACGGAGGCGACCTCGACGGGGTGCGTGAGCACCTCGACCATCTCGAACGTCTCGGCGCGACGATGGTCTACCTGACCCCCGTGTTCCCCGGCCGCTCGAACCACCGCTACGACGCATCCAGCTTCTCGCAGGTCGATCAGCTGCTCGGGGGAGACGAGGCGCTCATCCGGCTGGTGGAGGCGGCGCACGAACGGGGGATGCGCGTCATCGGCGACCTCACCTCCAACCATTGCGGCGACGGTCACGAATGGTTCACGGCCGCACACGGCAATCCGGATGCGCCGGAGAGCGAGTTCTTCTACTGGCTGAACGACGAGCACACGGAGTACGTCTCCTGGCTCGGGGTGCCCAGCCTGCCCAAGTTCAACTGGAGTTCGGCGGAGCTGCGCCGGCGGTTCATCGAGGGGCCGGACTCGGTGGTCGGCCACTGGCTGGCCGCGCCGTACGGCCTCGACGGGTGGCGCATCGACGTCGCCAACATGACCGGCCGCTACCTCGACCACGACCTCAACGAGGAGGTCCGGCGCACGATCCGTCAGACCATGCTCGAGGTCAACCCCGACACGATTCTGCTCGGCGAGTCGACGAACGACGCCTCGAGCGACTTTCAGGGCGACGCGTGGCACGGCGCCATGACCTACACGAACTTCACGCGGCCGATCTGGGGCTGGCTTTCGGAGCCTGCCAGCGAGTCCTCGTACTTCGGCCTCCCGTTCGGGACCATTCCCCTCTATGACGGCGAACAGTTCTTCGCCGCGCACCGGCAGTTCGCGGCCGGATTCCCCTGGCGCACGCGTCTCGGGACCATGAACGCGCTCGACACGCACGACACCCCGCGGTTCCTGACGAATGCGAAGGCCGGGGTGGTCCCTGTGGCGTTCGGGATGTCGGTGACGCTTCCGGGCATCCCTGTCGTGTTCGCCGGGGACGAGTTCGGCCTCACCGGCGTGGACGGCGAAGCGTCGCGCACGCCGTTGCCGTGGGGGGAGGAGCACGGGGCTTCCGCTGATTCGATCGCGTTGTACTCATCGCTCATCGGGTTGCGTCGCACGCATTCCGCGCTGAACGGCGGGGGGATGCGCTGGCTTCACGTCAGCCCGGACGTGCTCGTGTACGTGCGGGAGGATGCGGACGAGTCGATCCTCGTCGTCGCCGCGAGAGAAGCGTTCGACCTGACGCTTCCGGCCGGGCTGGTCAGCCGGCCGGGCGAGGACCCGACGCCGCTGGTCGGCGAGGGGAGCCTGCAGGACGCGGAGTCGGGCATCCGCCTCACCGGTGCCGGGCCCTCGTTCACCGCGTGGCGCCTGGCCGGAATCTCCCTGCCTGCCTTCGCCTGA